Below is a window of Populus alba chromosome 2, ASM523922v2, whole genome shotgun sequence DNA.
ACGATGAACAGAAAGAGTTGCGGTCTGGCTTGGGTTCGTTGGCCTGGACCCTCGCCTCCCTCCTCGCTATAAAACTTATCTCTTGTTTGGGCTCAAATGTGTTTAAATAGGCTTCAACTTGATGGGCTTGACCAGTGTGGCTTTAACTAAATTTGtcactttgttttgttttttcttttcttccagaCATGGTTATTAAACCGATCTGATTAATGGGTAAATTCGGTATTCGTCAATCCACGACAGAAATTAGGTGttattttaagttgttttaaatattaacattaTCAAATATGAGTGATTTCACATTTTAATCCTCAGTTCTTTGATTTGAGTCAACAAgtacaattaattaacaaccataaagctaaatcatatcaGGTTTTCACTATACATTATCCAAGAATATTATTGTGGAttaaaatagttgatttttataaataaataaaaattgatccatcaatttttttaacataaataaaaaattttaagttagtttgcacataattaaatatttttttaaagggatTGTTGAATTAAAAGTCAAATGACTGAGATGAAAATAATAAGCAACATTGATGGTGACTTTAAATTTCATACAAgatgtttattttattctttcattgtTTTGCAAGTTATAGGTGATTGGTTCCTTTAATTTTTAggaattcaattttgatatcaaagtttatttttcttatttttcaattattttttgttagatGAGAGAGACAGAAAAGCTCGTTGGATCttggctttgaaaaaaaaatcactttttataTCTATTTCAACTGTCAAAATAGTTAAAGTTAATGTAAATGAGTTATATTTGGTAAGTGGAGTCTTATAGTGATTCTTTTATGccttgatttttcttaaaaaatagatttaaatcaaaaaagaaaaaagttattagattttatttttgtgatttaagCTGTTTTTTGGGTTGCTAAATTGGTTTCTACATGTTATATGGATGggtattttttagtatttttttgctttaaatgtgTTGAAAAATGAGTTTGGAAGGTTAAAAACATAtagccttaattttttttagacattACAATGGTGCCCATCAACTGGGCTAGAAGACAAGGCGTCGTCAGGGCAAGGCAACACctcatatttgtatttttaaagaaagaaataaaaacaggCAGATAATAGGTCATTCATCcttttaaatgagaaaaaaataacatgttcaaGTGCATAAGTCTAAGTTTAAAAGCGATGTGTTTAGGTTGTTTCTTTTAGAGCCCAAGCTAACATTGTTGGGCTTTTTATTAgatactggaaaaaaaaaagttaacttgGTTAATTTCATTATACAGATCgtaaatttaacaagttaagcAACAATATCCATTttgtcattattattttgtttaatgcatttttagTACATctatttaaaacatatatatatatataataaaaaaaaattcagcctTTATCAtcaatgatttattttcttgattaacttgaaattaaaaaaaaaaaaatgttatttcacCTCTTATTATCAGCGTTTTGCTTCTGCTACCCCAGTCCCACGTGTAtgtcatgttttgtttttaaaaaaataatcataaaatatcatattcaCTTTAATGTCATGTAAAACTAGGGGTAGCATTcttgaactaaaaaaacaatcaaaccggttctttttttttttttgaaaaatcaatttcacatggaataaaaaatttcttcattGTTCAATCTAATAACATTCATGATCTTGTATTGAAAATTTGGTTGGTTAACTCAAATTTATTtcgctctttttttttactaattttatcctttaattttaaattaattaattcaaggtGTAggttctcagttttttttttttttttccagattatACCTAAAACTTTCACATGTCAACCTTGAATGACCTAGATTGATTTAgtgtgttttcttttcaatgttagataaaaatatcatctaatatgcatttgcttttaaatttacaaatacaatatttttatttatttaaaatacacaCCGCCAATTCCTAGATTTCTTTACATTGAGTGAGCCAATGGGTTAGTCTAGGTATTAATGAGTTTCATTTCACAAGAGTAGTTTGAcgtgagtgtttttttttttcattctcattgcCTAAGAAAGTAGATATAACCATAAGAATCATTTTAGCTTtggattgattttgtttttttgatatgtttctTGGGTTTTTGGTGGTAATGAATATGTTTACCAAGGTATTTACGGTGTTTTCTTGgtgttttagattaaaaatgagttttcgaACCCCTAATTTTCCAACAAATTGTTAAAAGCAGGTGACACATTGtctattaactttttttaaaaaaattccatccctttaaaaaattaaaaaattagaataaggTAAACCTAGTTACACTAGCTCAGCTAAAAGGCCCACACACTCGAATTGTATTTTTAGTGTCCATCCCAACATGGTTgggctcttttttctttctattttctatttgtttttttaaaaatgacaaatcTTTGAACTCAAATGAGTTCATTATTTAGGTAGTGGTTTGACGAGTTGATTAACAACATCCaaggtttattattattattttaatgccttttcccctttgttttctttttaaatacaatttcaccatattattataaatgatctatatttttatatatatataacttgaacccaaaaaaatgaaatctcatATTTTATTGTTGGTGATTAACCTTTACTATATCAACCCCATgtgtcttttatgtttttttttactttctaaaaaattgtattgttttaCACACAAAAAATTCGTGAGCTTTATTGtcgtataattaaatgaaaaatatgtttggaataaaaaattattaaattcaatgacGTGCATAACTTTCATCGCTCGTCTATTTGGTATAATTAAGTCCactctattttttaatcaaatgttgtattttattaattttattctttaacattaagTTAATTTGGGATcgagatttttaaattttgttaagaTTATTCATTGTGGGTTTCATGggttaatttaagttaacttaagtagattaaataatttttaatctcaGTATTAGGtcaaaatatcattcaatttatggttaaaattattattttttttaaaaaaacaagtttctaatgcctagatattttttttgctcaaaagaATTTTTACTATGACTCATGTATTGCAGGACAATGAGTTAGTTTTATggataaaatgattaaaatagtattgaattaaattataagaattgatttaattaaatttattgcatattgtttaatttaaacaataaaaacttcaaaaaagagTTATtgcacattgatttttttttaatattttatcttaattttcatAAACCAATGATCAAATCCACTAACTTTAATGTTGTGTATGTTTTTGTGTTCAATATAAATATGTGGTTTTTGTTACTgttttgagattaaaaataatatagataatgaaaataaaaaaatatgtagttaaaaaaataaatatatactttaaaaatttttaaaataattttttatatttttaaaataaaaatgcatgaaATTCTTCATATCTCTATTATATCTTGAGCAACCAAACCATacctcaaaaacaaaacaaatggctcaaaaacaaaattcgTTGGGCCTGTTCTTCAAAGCAGCCCAGCCCATCAAAAAATCGATTTGAACCTCCAGGCACGGCATTAAAACGAGCAATGCAGTAATATTAATTTACACCTTGAGCTAAATGGAAACAACAGCTGAACCTCCTCAGGACCCCTCCGATAATGCAAACGATGTCGTTTCCGAGGACTCGTCACCAGAAACCGACCTCAACGACCACCAAAACTCGCCGGAAACCAACCTCCCACCTTCATCTGAAACCCAGTCTCCACTTCCCAATACAACACTCGACGCTCCAGTTTCAGACTCCCAAGACGACTCTTCTGACCCCATACAGCCACCCCAAAACCCTAACTCCACATTCCCTGCTCCACCTCCCAAAAAAAGACGCCGTAGAAAACGCTTCTTCACCGAAATCAACGGCAATCCCCCCTTCCGCCGCCACAGAATTGGCGGCGGTCTCTCAAAAGAAGTCGATGTCGAAGCATTAATAGCGATCTCCGTCGGGTTTCCTGTCGATTCGTTAActgaagaagaaattgaagcCAACGTGGTGTCTACCATTGGCAGCACGGAGCAAGCTAATTATATTGTCGTGAGAAACCATATTCTTAGTCGCTGGAGATCCAGTGTCTCTGTTTGGTTAACGCGTGATCATGCGCTCGAGTCGATTCGGGCCGAGCACAAAGCCTTAGTTGATTCTGCTTATAATTTTCTGCTACAACATGGCTACATTAACTTTGGCGTGGCGCTGTCTATTAAAGAAGCGCAGTTGAAATTAAATGAGGGAGTGGAGAGAGCCAATGTGGTTGTTGTGGGTGCAGGACTCGCGGGGTTGGTTGCGGCGAGGCAGTTAATGGCTATGGGTTTTAAGGTTGTTGTTTTGGAAGGGAGGGCTCGGCCGGGTGGGCGTGTGAAGACTATGATTTTGAAGGGGGAAGGAGTGGTGGCTGCGGCGGATGTTGGTGGGAGTGTTCTCACTGGAATAAATGGAAATCCACTTGGAGTTCTAGCGAGGCAAATGGGGTTGCCATTGCATAAGGTGAGAGATATTTGCCCTTTGTATTTGCCGGATGGGAAGGCTGTTGATTCCGAGATTGATTCTAGGATAGAGGCTTCTTTTAATAAGTTATTAGATAGAGTTTGTAAGCTTAGACAGGCTATGATCGAGGAAGTTAAATCTGTAGATGTTAATTTAGGGACCGCTCTTGAAGCATTTAGGCGTGTTTATAAGGTGGCTGAGGATCCACAAGAGCTAATGTTATTAAATTGGCATCTTGCGAATTTGGAATATGCGAATGCTTCATTAATGTCTAATTTGTCTATGGCATATTGGGATCAGGACGATCCTTATGAAATGGGGGGCGATCATTGTTTTATTCCAGGAGGTAATGATACTTTTGTTAGAGAGCTTGCGAAGGACCTTCCGATTTTCTACGAGAAGACGGTGGAGAGTGTAAGATATGGGGTTGATGGGGTTATTGTTTATGCGGGTGGACAGGGGTTCCGTGGGGATATGGTGCTTTGCACCGTCCCTTTGGGTGTGCTTAAGAAGGGATCAATTGAATTCGTCCCTGAGCTtccacaaagaaagaaagatgcaaTTCAAAGACTAGGATATGGGTTACTAAATAAGGTGGCGTTATTGTTTCCCTATAATTTTTGGGGTGGAGAAATCGATACATTTGGTCATTTGACAGAAGATCCAAGCATGAGAGGcgagttttttctgttttatagCTACTCATCTGTTTCAGGGGGTGCTCTTTTAATTGCTCTTGTTGCTGGGGATGCCGCGGTTAAGTTTGAGACAATGTCTCCAGTGGAGTCTGTGAAAAGGGTCCTTGGCATATTGCGAGGTATTTTCCATCCAAAAGGGATTGTTGTTCCAGATCCAGTTCAATCGGTTTGCACTCGCTGGGGAAAAGATTGCTTCACGTATGGATCTTATTCATATGTTGCAGTGGGGTCTTCAGGAGACGATTATGATATTCTTGCTGAGAGCGTGGGGGATGGAAGGGTTTTCTTTGCAGGAGAGGCGACAAACAAGCAGTATCCAGCAACAATGCATGGAGCTTTTCTTAGTGGGATGAGAGAGGCTGCTAATATATTGAGAGTGGCCAACAGAAGGTCATTCTCTGTGATTGACAAAGTAAATAACAGCCTTGAGGAAATTGACGATCTTAATGAATTGTATGACACCCCTAATCTGAAATTCGGGAGCTTCTCTATTTTGTTTGATCCCAGGTCAAATGATGGGGAATCTCTGTCATTGTTGAGGGTCAAATTCCAAGGAGGAGAATCAGATTCTTGTTTTCTATGTCTTTATGGCTTGATTTCTAGGAAGCAGGCTGTTGAACTTAGTGAGCTACAAGACGATGGAAAGAGGATGGAAATGTTGTATAATAACTTTCAGATAAGGTTAGTTGGAAGGAAAGGTTTGCCTAATGCTGGGGAATCTCTTCTCACATACATCAAAGAGGCTAGATCCAAACTAAACGTAGGGAATTGAGATTGAAAATTCTCCCATGTGCTATGCCCCATAGGTCAGTCGCTAACTCATTATTTCAACTGGTATTGATTGAGTTCAGTTATGTGGATGATTGCTCGGGTGCTCACCTGATTTTAGGACTAGATTAGTGGGTTTGGATTCAGCATGCAATCAGATTATTTGTTGCTCTTGATTTATTATGAAATCCCTCGAGGAAATGAACACTGTTGTGTTAATACCTGGTCTAATCCAATTGTCCTCGCATGGTTGTACATCTATGAATGGCAAAATCTTATTTTGTGTTTTACTCCCTGGTCTAATTTCTGCCCATCTTCCGAAGCTATTGAACTTGCCTGGATATGGAAAATCTGATAGTCAGCTTTGGTTGTATATGTAGTCTGCTTTTGTTATATATGACCTGCCTTCACAAGCTCAGCAACTTTGTCATTTGAAGATTTGTTCCAACTCGAGGTGGCCATTCATTCATGCTTGTGAAGAATGTATTTTTGTCCCTATGTTGCAGTTTCCTTTTTTCCACAGCTTTCTTATCAGTTGGTCATTTATTGATGCCTGTGTTGTTTCTATCTTGAGCTGGTGAACTCTCATTGATTGCACCAACGCGTACATATACACTAGTTGGAATATTGATTTAGCAGCCGCATGTGAAGCTGCAGATCATTGTCATTTGCTAGTCAATTTCGCTTTTTCCCTGGAATTTACAGCTACAGAATCCCTATGcccatttcaaatttattaatcaatattttccCCTGGTAGGATTTTATGTGGCCGGGTTTTCCACTGGTCAATTTGAGCCAGGGTTTCTTTTCTACTTGTTCATGCATGATTGTTGCCTGGGACATCTGGGCCTGCTGGGTGTGCTCCTTCTACCTTCTCGCTAGGCTTTTGAAGCTTCTTGGGCTAgcgttaaatttttaaatgacgGTATGTAGCTCGCTGGCTCCTCTTTCGACCATCTCGTGGCCCGTTTAGTTTGTTCGGATGGAATTGGAGCCTTCTTTCCCAACCAGGCCAGgcctcttatatatatatatagtaaaaaaatatcacaacaaataactattaattttaaacacaaaacatTAAAAGTTAAACatagaatgacaaaaaaaaagcatatgaaTAGCTGGATCATAATCTTAAAATGAAATActttattaattcataattgatatatatttttgtggTCGTTTTcttatcattattcttttaattaattctaatccaaatatatcaaataataatcacagcacataataaatatcatatctataaataaaatggattACATTAAATATGTCACATAACTTAAATGCAGGGCCTAAAACACAAGCCATCCTCAACACCAACGGAATCCATTTTCGTAACGTCGAATTACGGTTGGAGAAGCTGCAGGAAGGGTTGGAAGCCGTCGCTTGCGCTCACACAGTGCACTGTGCCAACAACAAGAAAGTGGATTAGTGCGTAAATCACAAATCAatatcttgaaaatataattatctgCTGCCCTAAACGACGAGTTGGACGCCTAAGAAACACATCTAACGACATCAAAGTACATTGATCACCTTATCTCTTACAAAACAATGCCACAAACCTACCAGTCGCTAATCTCGAGgctctccctctctttttcaTCGACAACACTGCCATAAGTTCCCACCTAATTTATTGCCTTTTTTTAGGCAGACCTTGAAAAAAATCCTCAGTTCATAAAACTAATCTCAGTTAagttcttaaattattttttattttttttattaaattcttatcATATCAATgagttttcattaaaatattttctttaatctaaGTTGATATAATGGGTAAGTAATCCTCTAAAAatcatgctatttttttctatcttgttaaaaaaatttatgagcttGCTAAGATCTTCGaatataatgaaatatattatgtAAAGATTAAGCGTTGTCTAATTTGATCTCTAAcatgaattttatataattcaaacCCGAGATTATAAGAAATTCAATAGTTCagctacaagaaaaaaattatatgagttTCATGTGATTACTGTCAactaaaagtaataaaaaatatacatgatttaATGTgtaatgttttaaataataaatacaagataatgtacacaatttattaataatcatttcttatattactttttcattgaaatttaGAGCTTGTTTATTTACATGGTGGTCTGCATAGTGCACCACATAAAGAAACACAGAATACATGCTTTCAAAGCTATACACAACATTAAAAGAGACAAACAAATccttaatataattaattgtcttcaaataatttatcaatatgattattatatccTAACAAAACATCCATTTAAATGGTTATCAATAACTAAATTGAATATGTTATATGTCATCTAAACAAAGttgaattcaagaaaaaaaaaattctaatattttaatattagcttAAACTAGattattggcatgtattttATCATgggttggatttattttttttctgaacataagaaaaacatctaaattaatgtgtttttagtaaaaaaaaaaattaaaaaagatggaGGTTGACTTGACTTAACCTGATCAATTTAGCATGTTTAAAGACAGTCTACATTAAGTGGTGAAAACATAGTTtgatttagaaaatttttaaaggaatattttttttttttcaaatactaaGACAATAATATATTGTATTGACACAAGTTAACCTAGATCATGAAaccatgataacctcatataaagcaAGTCAAAACAGATTTAATGATCAATTCTAAGTCAAGTCAATGTTgaggaattaaattaaaatataaatccgaGTTAACCGAGGCTAACTTGCGAAATACACAACTTGGGTTAATATATCAAGATTACCTCATAgaaagtatatcaaaatgaataATGAGCCATAATTTTTAgtcaattcaatgttgaataatacaattaaaaacaaatttaattaaaagggGGGATGATTATaatcaacccgagttaacccatcaaacatgTGACTTgtttatgagattgagataatcttataaaaaaaataaatcaaaacaaatgataaaatttaattctcaaccaacacaccgataaaaaatgaaattgaaaagaaactcaatatatatgtatatatatatataaaagacacGGTAAAACAATTAGAGTCAATCCAAGTTACAATTAGAGTCAGTCCAAGttactttgaaaaaatcatgaccTGGGTCATAAGACTTGTATAACatcataaaaagcaaactat
It encodes the following:
- the LOC118042109 gene encoding lysine-specific histone demethylase 1 homolog 1, whose amino-acid sequence is METTAEPPQDPSDNANDVVSEDSSPETDLNDHQNSPETNLPPSSETQSPLPNTTLDAPVSDSQDDSSDPIQPPQNPNSTFPAPPPKKRRRRKRFFTEINGNPPFRRHRIGGGLSKEVDVEALIAISVGFPVDSLTEEEIEANVVSTIGSTEQANYIVVRNHILSRWRSSVSVWLTRDHALESIRAEHKALVDSAYNFLLQHGYINFGVALSIKEAQLKLNEGVERANVVVVGAGLAGLVAARQLMAMGFKVVVLEGRARPGGRVKTMILKGEGVVAAADVGGSVLTGINGNPLGVLARQMGLPLHKVRDICPLYLPDGKAVDSEIDSRIEASFNKLLDRVCKLRQAMIEEVKSVDVNLGTALEAFRRVYKVAEDPQELMLLNWHLANLEYANASLMSNLSMAYWDQDDPYEMGGDHCFIPGGNDTFVRELAKDLPIFYEKTVESVRYGVDGVIVYAGGQGFRGDMVLCTVPLGVLKKGSIEFVPELPQRKKDAIQRLGYGLLNKVALLFPYNFWGGEIDTFGHLTEDPSMRGEFFLFYSYSSVSGGALLIALVAGDAAVKFETMSPVESVKRVLGILRGIFHPKGIVVPDPVQSVCTRWGKDCFTYGSYSYVAVGSSGDDYDILAESVGDGRVFFAGEATNKQYPATMHGAFLSGMREAANILRVANRRSFSVIDKVNNSLEEIDDLNELYDTPNLKFGSFSILFDPRSNDGESLSLLRVKFQGGESDSCFLCLYGLISRKQAVELSELQDDGKRMEMLYNNFQIRLVGRKGLPNAGESLLTYIKEARSKLNVGN